The Methanococcus maripaludis genome has a window encoding:
- a CDS encoding tetratricopeptide repeat protein — MKKLFLFIFGIILVSSFSGCTDNTDYVAKGDSYLSQGRYEMAILNYDIALDSIFYKINPNDEIYKNKGIALENLERYDESLSSYVRAYEIDPENIDTLCHVGNLLLKLERYNDALPYYEKALSIKPETEDALYGKARVLQFQENYAQANGYYDEVLILNENNTQALYNKGLTLQKIGKYSEANIYIERAKELTNAQN; from the coding sequence ATGAAAAAACTTTTTCTTTTTATTTTCGGGATCATATTAGTTAGTTCATTTTCAGGCTGTACTGATAATACTGACTATGTAGCAAAAGGAGATTCGTATCTAAGCCAAGGGCGTTATGAAATGGCCATATTAAACTATGATATCGCACTGGATAGCATATTTTATAAAATTAATCCAAATGATGAGATATATAAAAATAAAGGGATTGCATTAGAAAACCTTGAACGTTACGATGAATCCCTTAGTTCATATGTAAGAGCTTATGAAATTGATCCTGAAAACATTGATACATTATGTCATGTCGGAAATTTGCTTTTAAAACTTGAACGTTACAATGATGCACTTCCATACTATGAAAAAGCACTTTCGATTAAACCTGAAACCGAAGATGCACTATATGGAAAAGCCAGAGTACTCCAGTTTCAAGAAAACTATGCTCAAGCTAACGGCTATTACGATGAAGTATTGATACTGAATGAAAACAATACGCAAGCTCTTTATAATAAAGGATTAACATTACAAAAAATTGGGAAATATTCTGAAGCCAATATTTACATTG
- a CDS encoding GIY-YIG nuclease family protein: protein MAKVQRTTKVYELKQGRKKVYIGISNDPERRAKEHARAGKKFTHMNVLTNKKTQSNAKKMERELIEKYGGTKSKTPKYNKTLWG from the coding sequence ATGGCCAAGGTACAAAGAACAACAAAAGTCTATGAATTAAAACAAGGGCGTAAAAAAGTATATATTGGGATTTCAAACGATCCCGAAAGAAGAGCAAAAGAACACGCACGAGCAGGTAAAAAATTTACCCATATGAATGTTTTAACTAACAAAAAAACACAATCTAACGCCAAAAAAATGGAAAGAGAACTAATTGAAAAATATGGTGGAACCAAAAGTAAAACCCCGAAATACAATAAAACTTTGTGGGGTTAA
- a CDS encoding DUF6293 family protein yields the protein MEIPLRVHICLVGFEVERISKAALERKADRVYLITKHKDDKGRVFFDKNKEILEKHNVEVIGKFIDDIVLEDILKVTKEIIKNENTENTIYINISSGSTLAAISGMLCSMMYSTDKRIIPYYVKAKDYLDKTKNEDKEKITEIMGKNYGGTPPITSGILAISDILTFPMSLPSNELLIFLKEIQKEKDGISISALIEFSKTDDNIAKFRELTKRNDIKESSQKTKQSEYAWINQNILKKLRDEWELITIEKRGRNHFVKINEKGEKMLKYLC from the coding sequence TTGGAAATACCATTAAGGGTCCATATATGCTTAGTTGGTTTCGAAGTAGAAAGAATAAGCAAAGCCGCACTGGAAAGAAAAGCAGACCGAGTATATCTTATTACAAAACATAAGGATGATAAAGGACGTGTTTTTTTTGATAAAAATAAAGAAATCCTTGAAAAACACAATGTTGAAGTTATTGGAAAATTTATTGATGATATTGTATTGGAAGACATCCTCAAAGTTACTAAAGAAATTATAAAAAATGAAAACACTGAAAATACAATTTACATAAATATCTCATCAGGTAGTACACTTGCTGCAATTTCAGGAATGCTCTGTTCAATGATGTATTCCACAGATAAAAGAATTATTCCTTATTATGTAAAAGCAAAAGATTATTTGGATAAAACAAAGAACGAAGACAAAGAAAAAATAACTGAAATCATGGGCAAAAATTATGGGGGTACCCCCCCTATTACGAGCGGAATTTTAGCTATTTCAGATATTTTAACGTTCCCAATGAGTTTGCCAAGTAATGAATTATTAATATTTTTAAAAGAGATACAAAAAGAAAAAGATGGCATATCCATAAGCGCATTGATTGAATTTTCAAAAACGGATGATAATATTGCCAAATTTCGGGAATTAACTAAACGAAATGACATTAAAGAATCTTCCCAGAAAACAAAACAAAGTGAATATGCTTGGATAAACCAAAATATCTTAAAAAAACTAAGGGATGAATGGGAACTAATAACTATTGAAAAAAGGGGAAGAAACCATTTTGTAAAAATAAACGAGAAAGGAGAAAAAATGTTGAAATATTTGTGTTAA
- a CDS encoding 3'-5' exonuclease — protein MKVFLDTETTGLEPGQIAQISYIISDDDLNIQKAENIYFKVNSMETKAQSVHGLSIEKLELLSDGKSFTDHANQILDDIDQKILICHNVPFDYKFLNSEFVRCGIEYDPKKFCTMNHYTNLCGIPNPYRPGYKWPRLEETLDFLSIEKSEVLKNALNLFGNTTGFHDSRFDSMGLFMIYKEGIKRGFIQ, from the coding sequence ATGAAAGTATTCTTAGACACTGAAACAACAGGCCTTGAACCTGGCCAAATTGCGCAGATATCGTACATAATTTCAGATGATGATTTGAATATTCAAAAGGCAGAAAACATATATTTCAAAGTTAACTCCATGGAAACAAAAGCTCAAAGTGTTCATGGGTTGTCTATTGAAAAATTAGAACTGCTTTCTGACGGAAAATCATTTACAGATCATGCTAATCAAATTTTAGATGATATTGACCAGAAAATCTTAATTTGTCACAATGTTCCATTTGATTACAAATTTTTAAACTCCGAATTTGTAAGATGTGGCATTGAATATGATCCTAAAAAATTCTGTACCATGAATCACTACACCAATTTATGTGGGATTCCTAATCCTTATCGTCCAGGTTATAAATGGCCAAGACTGGAAGAAACTTTGGATTTTTTAAGTATTGAAAAAAGTGAAGTTTTAAAAAATGCATTGAACCTTTTTGGAAATACGACTGGTTTTCACGATTCCAGATTTGATTCCATGGGTCTTTTTATGATTTATAAAGAAGGAATTAAAAGAGGATTTATACAATAA
- a CDS encoding DEAD/DEAH box helicase, whose product MGRALELLNKMRKNKSFNDYIEHVREIPEKDAEYSEEELNLPQCIQNYLNGKYIKPYTHQYETLNHARGGKNVLITTSTASGKSLCFNLPVFEKLANDSSATALYIYPTKALSNDQLTTLKSMDSEMSLKIYPDRYDGDTNRDLKSEIRATSRLVVTNPYMLHLVLPYHKGWTRFFENLKYVIIDEAHMYRGVFGSHVSFLIRRLRRICENYGSNPQFVMSTATLANPEEFSQKLTGLDFEVVENDGSQKSKKYFVLYNTMKQTTSEDSWNKAAVRLFKASMLSKLQTIGFTRTRRMTELLTVWVKEDLDPTLQNKVSAYRSGYSTKNRIEIENRLKQGKLWGIFSTNALEVGIDIGSLDSVLMYGYPGTLMSLWQQAGRAGRSGSDSIVTLFANSDALDQYLVKHPEMIFEKTPENAVVDLNNYHILEKQLECAAYELELTPNGKDSDFCNGIEKRILRMEENGRLKKQNGGYVSTTENPALNVNMNVVSSEIFKVIDENGRKIEEIDKWHVYCEAHKGAILINQGEKYLIKDIDLENKKCIAKKVKYDYHTDAYATTDIKIEKELNSRNYGEFTFHFGEVNVITNYFEFAEKKYGTVLTRKPLDLPPLTFKTTAMWITFPPRFMKSVTEGDKSDIGGLHGAEHAMINIFPLHVMCDRSDIGGVSDLKHQDTKRPTIFIYDGMEGGIGLSEKAFTLPKKIVKTAYELVRDCNCETGCPACIYSPKCGNSNQELDKVSTLRILEGLNKKLEFELDWWLDNKE is encoded by the coding sequence ATGGGGCGGGCTCTTGAATTACTAAACAAAATGCGGAAAAATAAGTCATTTAATGACTATATTGAACATGTTAGGGAAATTCCTGAAAAAGATGCGGAGTACTCCGAAGAAGAATTAAATCTTCCACAATGTATTCAAAATTATTTGAACGGTAAATATATCAAACCATATACGCACCAGTATGAAACACTAAATCATGCAAGGGGTGGAAAAAACGTACTTATTACAACTTCAACCGCTTCTGGAAAGAGTTTATGTTTTAATTTGCCCGTATTCGAGAAGTTAGCAAACGATAGTTCCGCAACTGCACTTTACATTTATCCAACAAAAGCACTGTCAAATGATCAATTAACGACTTTAAAATCCATGGACTCTGAAATGAGTTTGAAAATTTATCCCGATAGATATGATGGAGATACAAATCGGGATTTAAAATCGGAAATTAGGGCCACTAGTCGGTTGGTAGTTACAAACCCATATATGCTTCATTTAGTACTCCCATATCATAAAGGATGGACTCGCTTTTTTGAAAATCTTAAATATGTAATCATTGACGAAGCGCATATGTACCGGGGGGTTTTTGGATCCCATGTTTCTTTTTTAATTAGGCGTTTAAGACGAATTTGTGAAAATTATGGATCAAACCCCCAATTTGTAATGTCTACTGCCACCCTTGCAAATCCAGAAGAGTTCTCTCAAAAATTAACAGGTCTTGATTTTGAAGTTGTTGAAAACGATGGATCTCAAAAAAGTAAAAAATATTTTGTACTTTATAATACGATGAAACAGACAACTTCAGAAGATTCATGGAATAAAGCAGCAGTTCGATTATTTAAAGCGAGTATGTTGTCAAAACTTCAAACAATTGGATTTACACGAACTAGAAGAATGACTGAACTTCTGACCGTTTGGGTAAAAGAAGACCTTGACCCAACACTTCAAAATAAAGTTTCGGCTTATCGGTCAGGATACAGTACAAAAAACAGAATTGAAATAGAAAATCGTCTTAAACAGGGCAAATTATGGGGTATTTTTTCAACAAATGCCTTGGAAGTTGGAATTGATATTGGATCTCTTGATTCAGTACTAATGTATGGCTATCCTGGAACTTTAATGTCACTTTGGCAGCAGGCAGGCCGTGCTGGACGTTCAGGAAGTGATTCGATCGTTACACTTTTTGCAAATTCTGATGCACTTGACCAATATTTGGTAAAACATCCTGAAATGATATTTGAAAAAACTCCTGAAAATGCGGTAGTCGACTTGAATAATTACCATATTCTTGAAAAACAGCTGGAATGTGCGGCCTATGAACTGGAGCTAACTCCAAATGGTAAAGATTCAGATTTTTGTAACGGCATCGAAAAACGTATTTTGAGAATGGAAGAGAATGGACGTTTAAAAAAACAGAATGGAGGATATGTGTCAACCACTGAAAATCCTGCTTTAAATGTAAATATGAACGTTGTTTCATCTGAAATTTTCAAAGTTATTGATGAAAATGGAAGAAAAATTGAAGAAATCGATAAATGGCACGTATATTGTGAAGCCCATAAAGGTGCAATTTTAATAAATCAGGGTGAAAAGTACCTGATTAAAGATATTGATCTTGAAAATAAAAAATGTATCGCTAAAAAGGTGAAATACGATTACCATACCGATGCATATGCCACAACCGATATAAAAATTGAAAAAGAACTTAATTCAAGAAATTACGGGGAATTTACCTTTCATTTTGGGGAAGTTAATGTAATTACCAATTACTTCGAATTTGCAGAAAAAAAGTATGGAACTGTCCTAACTAGAAAACCTTTAGATTTACCTCCTTTAACCTTCAAAACCACCGCAATGTGGATTACATTTCCACCAAGATTCATGAAATCAGTAACTGAAGGAGATAAAAGTGACATTGGTGGACTTCACGGTGCAGAACATGCAATGATAAATATATTCCCTCTTCACGTGATGTGTGATAGAAGCGATATTGGTGGAGTTTCAGATCTAAAACACCAAGATACCAAACGTCCAACGATTTTCATATATGATGGAATGGAAGGTGGAATTGGATTATCTGAAAAAGCATTTACGCTTCCAAAGAAGATCGTTAAAACTGCTTATGAACTTGTTCGGGATTGTAATTGCGAAACAGGATGTCCTGCATGCATTTATTCTCCAAAATGTGGAAATTCAAATCAAGAACTTGATAAAGTTTCAACTTTAAGGATCCTTGAAGGATTGAATAAAAAACTTGAATTTGAACTAGATTGGTGGCTTGATAATAAGGAATAG
- a CDS encoding leucine-rich repeat domain-containing protein, translated as MDKFGINKVENKICNVIGDFGFKKKENGYEIDRYSGNSKEIIINEKYNEIPIIGIGDEIFHYSGLMSVTIPESVTYIGDRAFHANNLSEISIPKLVSHIGDMAFSNNELTSLIIPESVKAIGNNAFKNNKLTQVVIPESVTYIGEFAFHKNQIKGIIIPDSITRIYNDSFSNNLLTGVVIPDSVTHIMWNAFKNNKLTGIIIPDSVTCLGEECFSDNNLKYVILGNSVTDIGNSAFKNNPDLKICCKKGSYAEKYSKKNNIPCLYLDTDETSSSLVKKPDVNIPEKTRLNHIS; from the coding sequence ATGGACAAATTTGGTATAAATAAGGTTGAAAATAAAATTTGTAATGTCATAGGGGATTTTGGATTTAAAAAAAAGGAAAATGGATATGAAATAGATAGGTATTCTGGAAATTCAAAAGAAATTATAATAAATGAAAAATACAATGAAATCCCGATAATTGGCATTGGGGACGAAATTTTTCACTATTCCGGATTAATGAGTGTAACTATTCCTGAATCCGTAACGTATATAGGAGATAGGGCATTCCACGCAAACAACTTATCAGAAATAAGTATTCCAAAATTAGTAAGTCATATTGGGGACATGGCATTTTCCAACAATGAATTAACAAGCCTAATTATTCCAGAATCAGTTAAAGCTATTGGAAATAATGCTTTCAAAAATAATAAGTTAACACAGGTAGTTATCCCAGAATCCGTAACGTATATCGGAGAATTTGCATTTCATAAAAATCAAATCAAAGGCATAATTATTCCAGATTCGATAACTAGAATTTATAACGATTCTTTTTCAAATAATTTATTAACTGGCGTAGTTATTCCAGATTCTGTTACGCACATCATGTGGAATGCTTTTAAGAATAATAAATTAACTGGAATAATTATTCCAGACTCTGTAACTTGCCTTGGAGAGGAATGTTTTTCAGATAATAATTTAAAATACGTTATTTTAGGAAATTCTGTAACAGATATAGGAAATTCTGCTTTTAAAAATAATCCTGATTTAAAAATATGCTGTAAAAAAGGTTCTTATGCAGAAAAATATTCGAAAAAGAATAATATTCCATGCTTGTATCTTGATACTGATGAGACAAGTTCTAGTTTGGTTAAAAAACCTGACGTAAATATTCCTGAAAAAACCAGATTGAATCATATTTCTTAA
- a CDS encoding EVE domain-containing protein, giving the protein MNYFLCITTEENAKVILDKKIWGVSEKYKNTISKVSPGDHLIIYEMGKSKTKTSEAKPQYIRAVYEVTSELKEDTKKIFEAHPNNPKEVYPLRVKLKEVKIFENPILFKELVPEMEFIKNKKQWSGSLRRAMAQIGEKDYKKIIGA; this is encoded by the coding sequence ATGAACTATTTTTTATGTATTACAACTGAAGAAAATGCGAAAGTTATCTTGGATAAAAAAATCTGGGGAGTTTCTGAAAAATACAAAAATACAATTTCAAAGGTTTCCCCAGGTGATCATTTAATAATTTACGAAATGGGAAAATCAAAAACTAAAACATCTGAAGCAAAACCTCAATATATAAGGGCAGTTTATGAAGTAACGTCTGAACTTAAAGAAGATACTAAAAAAATCTTTGAAGCTCACCCAAACAACCCAAAAGAAGTCTATCCATTAAGAGTTAAATTAAAAGAAGTTAAAATATTTGAAAATCCGATTTTGTTTAAAGAATTAGTTCCTGAAATGGAATTTATTAAAAATAAAAAGCAATGGTCTGGTTCTTTAAGAAGAGCAATGGCTCAGATTGGAGAAAAAGATTATAAAAAAATTATTGGGGCTTAA
- a CDS encoding restriction endonuclease subunit S produces MENEFKDTEIGKIPVDWEVLELKQVTENIFSGGTPDTRKPEYWNGDIPWLSSGETRNNSITETEKKITYKGVENSSTRLAKKEDIVIASAGQGYTRGQASFCKIDTYINQSIVALRTKKELVNPLFLYYNITLRYNELRAISDSHSSRGSLTTKLLAPLKIPIPPLEEQQKIAQILSALDDKIENNNQQNKILEETANSIFKEWFVDFNFLNEDGLSYLENDGEMEFNEELEIEIPEGWNVKYLDEICTVMGGGTPKTNVPEYWQDGTILWATPTDMTSKKSPVIDTTEKKITELGLKESSAKLVPKGSILMTSRATIGYSSIAMKEISTNQGFINIICDKKVSNYFILYLLEHIKDKIIALANGSTFLEISKTNFKNIRVIVPDYQTMEKYNEIIEELINKIYKNSKENQNLSNLRDLLLPKLMSGEIRLK; encoded by the coding sequence ATGGAAAATGAATTTAAAGATACAGAGATTGGAAAAATTCCTGTTGATTGGGAAGTTTTAGAACTCAAACAGGTGACTGAAAATATATTTAGTGGAGGAACCCCCGATACAAGAAAACCAGAATATTGGAATGGCGATATCCCTTGGTTATCTTCCGGAGAAACTAGAAATAATTCTATAACGGAGACTGAAAAAAAAATTACTTATAAAGGAGTAGAAAACTCAAGTACTCGACTCGCAAAAAAAGAAGATATTGTGATTGCATCAGCAGGTCAGGGTTATACGAGGGGACAAGCATCATTTTGTAAAATTGACACATACATTAATCAGTCAATTGTGGCCCTAAGAACTAAAAAAGAACTAGTAAATCCATTATTTTTATATTATAACATTACATTACGATATAATGAATTAAGGGCAATTTCAGATTCACACAGTTCTAGGGGAAGCCTTACTACAAAACTATTAGCCCCATTGAAAATACCAATTCCCCCCCTCGAAGAACAGCAAAAAATCGCACAAATACTCTCAGCACTCGACGACAAAATCGAAAATAACAACCAACAAAACAAAATTTTAGAAGAAACCGCTAATTCAATTTTTAAAGAATGGTTTGTCGATTTCAATTTTTTAAATGAAGATGGACTTTCCTATTTAGAAAATGACGGAGAAATGGAATTTAACGAGGAATTGGAAATTGAAATTCCCGAGGGTTGGAATGTTAAATATTTAGATGAAATTTGCACAGTTATGGGCGGCGGAACTCCGAAAACAAACGTGCCGGAATATTGGCAAGATGGAACTATTTTATGGGCTACACCAACAGATATGACTTCAAAAAAAAGCCCTGTGATAGATACAACTGAAAAAAAGATTACGGAACTTGGCTTAAAAGAAAGTTCTGCAAAATTAGTTCCTAAAGGGTCTATTTTAATGACGAGTAGGGCCACTATTGGGTATTCAAGTATTGCTATGAAAGAGATATCTACAAATCAAGGATTTATTAACATAATATGTGATAAAAAAGTTTCAAATTACTTTATTTTATATTTGCTCGAACATATTAAAGATAAAATAATTGCTCTCGCAAATGGAAGTACGTTTTTAGAGATTAGCAAAACTAATTTTAAAAATATTAGAGTTATCGTTCCAGATTATCAAACAATGGAAAAATACAATGAAATAATTGAAGAATTAATTAATAAAATTTATAAAAATTCAAAAGAAAATCAAAATTTATCAAATTTAAGAGATTTACTGCTTCCAAAATTAATGAGCGGGGAAATTCGATTAAAATAA
- a CDS encoding type I restriction endonuclease subunit R, with translation MSNLCEDTIEQGTLELLESIGYEIISGPEIAPDGTSPERKDYSEVVLVSRLRNAISRINPKVPEVAREDALRKVLRLENPNLLMNNEKFHEFIFKGIDVEYPIDGRVKGDKVYLLDKNPLKNEFVAVNQFTIIQNNKNRRPDIVIFVNGLPLSVIELKNPTKEDATIWSAYNQIQTYKSEISELFKYNELILISDGTESRIGTLSSNKEWFLPWKSIDGTSEINNGVSQLKISILGMFDKTRFIDIIKNFIVFKKDGKDIIKVIAGYHQYFAANRAIEKTIEAVSGNRRCGVVWHTQGSGKSLTMAFYAGKLAITPELKNPTIVVVTDRNDLDDQLFGTFASCIDVLKQTPVQAKNAEDLKEQLKVVSGGVIFTTMQKFSVDELNAKYPMLSDRENIIVMADEAHRSQYGLKARSVEKNGEVGITYGFAKYLRDALPNASFIGFTGTPIDFEDKSTRSIFGEYIDIYDVRRAVADGRTVKIYYESRVAKIGIENDVLAKLDAEFEEVTEFEENYKKEKLKGKWAQLEAIVGSNDRISNVAQDIVNHFEKREETLSGKAIVVCMSRRICVDLYDEIIRLRPEWHNDDDKLGVLKVIMTGSAADGTEWQKHIRTKGKRKELADHFKDSESEFKIAIVRDMWLTGFDVPCLHTLYIDKPMKGHGLMQAIARVNRVFRDKPGGLVVDYIGIAQDLKYALMNYTSSGGTGKPTYDIEDAVNLMKSKYEAMKDFFYGHDYSKFFNGTNIEKMDVIPETLEFILNQPDGKKRFVKLALELIKSYALSLPHEEAVKIREEVAFFTGVKAALYKNTEISGKPEDELNSAIKQIVSGAVRTDGIIDVFGEAGLEKPDISILSEQFLEDVKNMKYKNLALETLKKILNDEIRAKFKNNLLQEKKFSEMIENAIKRYHNKAIDSAAVIQELIAIAKEIENAKRRGEELHLTEEELAFYDALSDNDSAQEILGTEILTEIARELTETLRNSVSIDWEVRETVRATLRVKIKRLLRKYGYPPDKQQIAADLVLKQAETISKEWIKT, from the coding sequence ATGTCTAATTTATGTGAAGATACGATTGAACAGGGGACTCTTGAGCTTTTAGAAAGTATTGGATACGAAATAATTTCCGGTCCTGAAATTGCGCCTGATGGCACTTCTCCAGAACGTAAAGATTATTCTGAAGTTGTACTTGTTTCTCGCCTTAGAAACGCAATTTCAAGAATAAATCCAAAAGTTCCAGAGGTTGCAAGGGAAGATGCACTTCGAAAAGTCCTGAGGCTTGAAAATCCAAATTTACTCATGAATAACGAGAAGTTTCACGAGTTTATATTTAAGGGAATTGATGTAGAATATCCAATTGATGGAAGAGTTAAGGGAGATAAGGTTTACTTACTCGATAAAAACCCGTTAAAAAACGAATTTGTTGCAGTAAACCAGTTTACAATCATTCAGAATAATAAAAACAGGCGGCCAGATATCGTTATATTTGTAAATGGGCTTCCACTTTCTGTAATCGAACTTAAAAATCCTACAAAAGAAGATGCTACAATTTGGAGTGCTTATAACCAAATTCAAACGTATAAATCGGAAATTTCAGAACTTTTTAAGTATAACGAGCTTATCCTAATTTCTGATGGTACGGAATCGCGAATAGGTACGCTTTCTTCAAATAAAGAATGGTTTTTACCGTGGAAATCAATTGATGGAACTTCTGAAATTAATAATGGAGTAAGCCAGCTAAAGATTTCAATTCTTGGAATGTTTGATAAAACGCGGTTTATTGACATAATAAAGAATTTTATTGTTTTTAAAAAGGATGGAAAAGACATTATAAAAGTTATTGCAGGATACCACCAGTATTTTGCGGCAAATCGTGCAATTGAAAAAACTATTGAAGCAGTTTCGGGAAATCGCCGGTGTGGTGTTGTATGGCATACACAAGGGTCTGGAAAAAGTCTTACAATGGCATTTTATGCGGGAAAACTTGCGATTACTCCAGAACTTAAAAATCCTACAATCGTAGTTGTAACTGATAGGAATGACCTTGACGACCAGCTGTTTGGAACGTTTGCGTCATGTATTGATGTATTAAAACAGACTCCTGTTCAGGCAAAAAATGCAGAAGACTTAAAGGAACAATTGAAAGTTGTATCGGGTGGAGTAATCTTTACAACGATGCAGAAGTTTTCTGTTGATGAACTTAATGCAAAATATCCAATGCTTTCTGATCGAGAAAACATAATCGTGATGGCTGATGAAGCTCACAGGAGCCAGTACGGACTTAAAGCGAGATCTGTTGAGAAAAACGGTGAAGTTGGTATAACTTATGGTTTTGCTAAATATTTGCGTGATGCGCTACCAAATGCTTCATTTATTGGATTTACAGGAACTCCGATAGACTTTGAAGATAAAAGCACCCGTTCGATATTTGGTGAATATATCGATATTTACGATGTAAGACGGGCAGTTGCTGATGGTAGAACTGTAAAAATCTACTATGAAAGCCGTGTTGCAAAAATCGGAATTGAAAACGACGTTCTTGCTAAACTTGATGCAGAATTTGAGGAAGTTACCGAATTTGAAGAAAATTATAAAAAAGAGAAATTAAAGGGCAAATGGGCACAGCTTGAAGCGATTGTTGGAAGCAATGACAGGATTTCAAACGTTGCACAGGATATTGTCAATCATTTTGAAAAACGGGAAGAAACGCTTAGTGGAAAAGCAATCGTTGTATGCATGAGCAGGCGAATTTGCGTTGACCTTTATGACGAAATTATTCGTTTACGGCCTGAGTGGCATAATGACGATGACAAACTCGGTGTTTTAAAAGTTATAATGACCGGTTCTGCGGCTGATGGCACAGAATGGCAAAAACACATAAGGACAAAAGGAAAACGAAAAGAGCTTGCTGACCACTTTAAAGATTCTGAAAGCGAATTTAAAATTGCGATTGTTCGTGATATGTGGCTTACTGGCTTTGATGTTCCGTGTTTACACACACTTTACATCGATAAGCCTATGAAAGGGCACGGATTAATGCAGGCGATTGCAAGGGTAAACAGGGTGTTTAGAGATAAGCCTGGAGGACTTGTTGTTGACTACATCGGAATTGCACAGGATTTAAAGTATGCGCTTATGAATTACACTTCATCTGGCGGTACTGGAAAACCGACGTATGATATAGAAGATGCAGTAAACCTCATGAAATCAAAATACGAAGCTATGAAAGATTTCTTTTATGGTCATGACTATTCAAAATTCTTTAATGGCACAAATATTGAAAAAATGGATGTAATTCCAGAAACTTTAGAATTTATCCTCAATCAGCCTGACGGGAAAAAGCGGTTTGTTAAACTTGCGCTTGAACTTATAAAGTCATACGCTCTATCTCTGCCGCATGAAGAAGCCGTAAAAATCCGTGAGGAAGTCGCGTTCTTTACAGGGGTTAAAGCGGCACTTTATAAAAATACGGAAATTTCAGGAAAACCAGAAGATGAACTAAACAGCGCGATAAAACAGATTGTATCTGGTGCAGTTCGTACTGATGGAATAATCGATGTATTTGGTGAAGCAGGACTTGAAAAACCCGATATTTCGATTCTGTCTGAACAGTTCCTCGAAGATGTAAAAAACATGAAATATAAAAATTTAGCACTTGAAACGCTTAAAAAAATATTGAATGACGAGATAAGGGCTAAATTTAAAAACAATCTTTTGCAGGAAAAGAAATTTTCAGAGATGATTGAAAACGCGATTAAAAGATACCACAATAAAGCGATAGATTCGGCGGCAGTTATTCAAGAACTCATAGCAATTGCAAAGGAGATTGAAAACGCTAAAAGAAGAGGGGAAGAATTACATTTAACTGAAGAAGAACTCGCATTTTACGATGCGTTATCAGACAACGATTCAGCACAGGAAATTTTAGGAACAGAGATTTTAACAGAAATTGCACGAGAACTTACGGAAACATTAAGGAATAGCGTATCTATTGACTGGGAAGTTAGGGAAACTGTAAGGGCAACTTTAAGAGTTAAAATTAAAAGGTTACTTCGAAAATATGGCTATCCTCCAGACAAACAGCAGATTGCAGCTGACCTTGTTTTAAAACAGGCTGAAACAATTTCTAAAGAATGGATTAAGACTTAA
- a CDS encoding HNH endonuclease family protein, producing MIKQTAFYVDKRKLRNELNKDIYKKQYAKYMLLKAEYLMNENMVHISNYKTISIEHVLPQNPPKNSNWIKNFNEKQRESWAHKIGNLVLLSASKNSKLSNLDFSEKKEKYLLEKMDPFKSTSVFLKKSNSWTLKTIDQRHKKLVDLLVSNGNS from the coding sequence ATTATCAAACAAACTGCATTTTATGTAGATAAACGAAAATTAAGAAATGAGTTAAACAAGGACATTTACAAAAAACAATATGCAAAATACATGTTATTAAAGGCAGAATATTTAATGAACGAAAACATGGTTCACATCTCTAATTACAAAACAATAAGTATTGAACATGTTTTACCCCAAAATCCCCCAAAAAATAGCAACTGGATAAAAAATTTCAATGAAAAACAGAGAGAATCATGGGCGCATAAAATAGGAAATTTGGTATTATTGAGTGCATCTAAAAATTCAAAATTAAGTAATTTGGATTTTTCTGAGAAAAAAGAAAAATATTTACTTGAAAAAATGGACCCTTTTAAATCCACATCTGTTTTTTTAAAAAAGAGTAATAGTTGGACACTAAAAACAATAGATCAACGTCATAAAAAATTAGTAGATCTCTTGGTTTCAAATGGTAACTCTTAG